The Akkermansia muciniphila genome contains a region encoding:
- the ribH gene encoding 6,7-dimethyl-8-ribityllumazine synthase: MSTELPPRQRPTGTRAKICIVASEYNEQYTQALVNNCSEELEAVLPAVRLEIIRVPGAFEIPVTIKSVLSRSPEKRPDAVVALGVILRGSTDHADLIGSTITQALMQVALEFTTPVIHEVLLLNDEKQAFARCIASQLNRGREAARTAARMAELFLNSLSRQ; this comes from the coding sequence ATGTCCACGGAACTTCCTCCCCGCCAGCGTCCCACAGGCACGCGCGCCAAAATCTGCATCGTCGCTTCGGAATACAATGAGCAATACACCCAGGCCCTGGTAAACAACTGCTCGGAAGAGCTGGAAGCCGTGCTCCCGGCCGTGCGGCTGGAAATCATCCGCGTTCCGGGCGCCTTTGAAATCCCGGTGACCATCAAATCCGTCCTCTCCCGCTCTCCGGAAAAACGCCCTGACGCCGTCGTGGCCCTGGGGGTCATCCTGCGCGGCAGCACGGACCATGCGGACCTCATCGGCTCCACCATCACCCAGGCCCTCATGCAGGTGGCGCTGGAATTTACCACCCCCGTCATTCATGAAGTCCTGCTCCTGAATGATGAAAAGCAGGCCTTTGCCCGCTGCATCGCCTCCCAGCTTAACCGCGGGCGGGAAGCGGCCCGCACCGCGGCCCGCATGGCGGAACTCTTCCTCAACTCCCTCTCCCGTCAATAA
- the nusB gene encoding transcription antitermination factor NusB — MLSRNQIRQAAIQYLYAASQAPETEQEQDEGIWDILMEPFRGDYCKLKAKAVSGHLTRDYPDKLRLFVTRARETADKLQHDPLTLPVRDQLQDLLVKEGEFNASLLQLKKALHEDPSNDRGTLSAACDAAQELNTTLMQMRRRLLDALKDFPAYGSVWGALISSCNKLQEINDRINCLIHPDGRPSLAEMKKVVEAGQDADGLYREAKTLGEEILRRRDELDAAINATLENYTPERVSAIDRAILRLGAYELLHRKDLPAPIVISEAIRLAERFSSAESPRFINGVLAGISKTERPA; from the coding sequence ATGCTCTCACGCAACCAAATCAGACAAGCAGCCATCCAATACCTCTATGCCGCCTCCCAGGCTCCGGAAACGGAGCAGGAACAGGACGAGGGCATCTGGGACATCCTGATGGAACCCTTCCGGGGGGACTACTGCAAACTCAAGGCCAAGGCCGTCTCCGGCCACCTCACCCGGGACTATCCGGACAAACTGCGCCTCTTCGTCACCCGTGCCCGGGAAACGGCAGACAAGCTCCAGCATGACCCCCTCACCCTGCCCGTGCGCGACCAGCTCCAGGACCTTCTGGTCAAGGAAGGGGAATTCAACGCCTCCCTGCTCCAGTTGAAAAAGGCCCTGCATGAAGACCCCTCCAATGACAGGGGCACGCTTTCCGCCGCCTGTGACGCCGCCCAGGAACTTAACACCACCCTCATGCAGATGCGCCGCCGCCTGCTGGACGCCCTCAAGGACTTCCCGGCTTACGGCAGCGTCTGGGGGGCCCTCATTTCCTCCTGCAACAAGCTCCAGGAAATCAACGACCGCATCAACTGCCTCATCCACCCGGACGGACGCCCCTCCCTGGCGGAAATGAAAAAAGTGGTGGAAGCCGGACAGGATGCGGACGGGCTCTACCGCGAAGCCAAAACCCTGGGAGAGGAAATCCTGCGCCGCCGGGACGAACTGGACGCCGCCATCAACGCCACGCTAGAAAACTACACCCCGGAACGCGTCAGCGCCATTGACCGCGCCATCCTGCGGCTGGGAGCCTACGAACTCCTGCACCGCAAGGACCTTCCGGCGCCCATCGTCATCTCGGAAGCCATCCGGCTGGCGGAACGCTTCTCCTCCGCGGAATCCCCCCGCTTCATCAACGGCGTGCTGGCCGGCATCTCAAAAACGGAACGCCCGGCGTAA
- the ftsY gene encoding signal recognition particle-docking protein FtsY, whose translation MAGFFKKLFTKFSRGAKIDWDELEADLVTADIGIRRAMTIADQLRESKGLDAENLVEATREVLRQAFPAAAPSLPAPPEGRPLVILVVGVNGTGKTTSAAKLAHLLQKQGSRVLLAAADTFRAAAVEQLQSWADKLGIPIYKGAHNQDPASVCYEAHTQALREGFQYLICDTAGRLHTRHNLMEELSKIRRTLAKQDASAPHRTLLVVDATTGANALAQAREFHKATPLDSVIITKMDGSGKGGVAVAIMDEMRISPAFLGTGEGAEDFEPFNRDRYVDSLL comes from the coding sequence ATGGCTGGATTCTTCAAAAAACTCTTCACCAAATTCTCCCGCGGCGCCAAGATAGACTGGGACGAACTGGAAGCGGACCTGGTCACAGCGGACATCGGCATCAGGCGCGCCATGACCATTGCGGACCAACTGAGGGAAAGCAAGGGCCTGGATGCGGAAAACCTGGTGGAAGCCACCCGTGAAGTTCTCCGCCAGGCCTTTCCGGCCGCCGCTCCGTCCCTGCCCGCCCCTCCGGAAGGAAGGCCGCTGGTCATCCTGGTAGTGGGCGTCAACGGAACGGGAAAAACCACCTCCGCCGCCAAACTGGCCCACCTGCTCCAAAAACAGGGTTCCCGCGTCCTCCTGGCCGCGGCGGACACCTTCCGCGCCGCCGCCGTGGAACAGCTCCAGAGCTGGGCGGACAAGCTGGGCATTCCCATCTACAAGGGAGCCCACAACCAGGACCCGGCCTCCGTGTGCTATGAAGCCCACACGCAGGCCCTCCGTGAAGGATTCCAATACCTCATCTGCGACACGGCGGGGCGTCTCCACACGCGCCACAACCTCATGGAGGAACTCTCCAAAATCCGCCGTACCCTTGCCAAGCAGGATGCGTCCGCACCCCACCGCACCCTGCTGGTGGTGGATGCCACCACGGGCGCGAACGCTCTGGCCCAGGCCAGGGAATTCCATAAGGCCACCCCTCTGGACTCCGTCATCATCACCAAGATGGACGGCTCCGGAAAAGGCGGCGTGGCCGTAGCCATCATGGATGAAATGCGCATCTCCCCGGCCTTCCTGGGGACGGGCGAAGGCGCAGAAGACTTTGAACCCTTCAACCGGGACCGCTACGTAGACTCCCTGCTGTAA
- the rlmN gene encoding 23S rRNA (adenine(2503)-C(2))-methyltransferase RlmN, with protein MLPLPLITAQTEEKLLAFLTEHGHTKFRVQQVMDWVWRKRVTSFDAMTNLSPGLRTLLAENFRFHSPEIVEIHGSADTTRKFLTRMEDGSLVESVIIPAAAAEDGEQSDRITLCVSSQVGCAFGCKFCASGLLGLKRNLTTGEIIGQILSAETIAGKRVNNLVFMGMGEPLSNFDNLEDALEIITSHRGLEIGARHITISTSGFVPGLKKLAAYPRQIRLAVSLHGATDEVRDQIMPVNKKWPLSQLIPALEEWGRDRNQMPTLEYILIKDVNDSLKDASHLVRIAKKLHAKVNLIPYNTVEGLPWERPSEGRCRAFRDAVHKARIPVTMRYEKGHDINAACGQLRLRKEQENNEGSPGCRA; from the coding sequence ATGCTCCCGCTCCCCCTCATCACCGCCCAGACGGAGGAAAAGCTGCTCGCGTTCCTGACGGAACACGGCCATACCAAATTCCGCGTCCAGCAGGTCATGGACTGGGTCTGGCGCAAGCGCGTCACCTCCTTTGACGCCATGACCAACCTTTCCCCGGGGCTCAGAACCCTGCTGGCGGAAAACTTCCGCTTCCACTCTCCTGAAATCGTGGAAATCCACGGTTCCGCGGACACCACCCGGAAATTCCTCACCAGAATGGAAGACGGCAGCCTGGTGGAATCCGTCATTATCCCCGCCGCCGCTGCGGAAGACGGGGAGCAATCGGACCGCATCACCCTGTGCGTCTCCTCCCAGGTAGGCTGCGCCTTCGGCTGCAAATTCTGCGCCTCCGGCCTGCTGGGGCTTAAACGCAACCTCACTACGGGAGAAATCATCGGCCAGATCCTCTCTGCGGAAACCATCGCCGGGAAACGGGTCAACAACCTCGTCTTCATGGGCATGGGGGAACCGCTCTCCAACTTTGACAACCTGGAGGACGCCCTGGAAATCATCACCTCCCACCGGGGGCTGGAAATAGGAGCGCGCCACATCACCATCTCCACCTCCGGATTCGTTCCCGGACTGAAAAAACTGGCTGCCTATCCCCGGCAAATCCGCCTGGCCGTCTCCCTGCACGGAGCCACGGACGAGGTAAGGGACCAGATCATGCCGGTCAACAAAAAATGGCCCCTCTCCCAGCTCATTCCCGCGCTGGAGGAATGGGGGCGGGACAGGAACCAGATGCCCACGCTGGAATACATCCTCATCAAGGACGTGAACGACTCCCTGAAGGATGCGTCCCACCTTGTCCGCATCGCCAAAAAGCTGCATGCCAAGGTGAACCTCATCCCGTACAACACCGTGGAGGGGCTTCCCTGGGAACGCCCCTCGGAAGGCCGCTGCCGCGCCTTCCGGGACGCCGTCCACAAAGCGCGTATCCCCGTCACCATGCGGTATGAAAAAGGCCATGACATCAACGCCGCCTGCGGCCAGTTGAGACTGAGGAAGGAACAGGAAAACAACGAAGGCTCCCCCGGCTGCCGCGCCTGA
- the dnaB gene encoding replicative DNA helicase — MDTTDTLSSSPLELTKAPRKAPALDLRDIPQAPGPEKGVLALMAMDPATYVGQCVTIGMTEDYFYLPAHKLLWRLFQGRYNKNEPIDIVSITQALEDMHQLEAVGGSAGLAEIYTFTTTGAYFEHYLNVLKDKFILRSIIDIATQSTTQAFDNPDDVAELLDSVETHIFQIRERYNSAKDEQSLANILKQAVTNFEKFIASKGQIQGLTTGFEELDKKSNGLKPGDMFIIAARPSMGKTSFLLNIVEHISLNEKKPTLLFSCEMPAVQIVERLLFARSGVRSREIIKRGNLTQLEMKHFKQAVKEVGASQLVIDDTAAISINELRAKARRVMRDQGGLAAIGVDYLQLMRSHSKQAANSREREVAEISAGLKALAKELKVPVIVLAQLNRGPESRTGASLGVPRISDLRESGSIEQDADMIGLLYRSAYYAEDEEKRQQMAGRANLHLAKNRNGPTGDVPLHFEAELMRFSTREADEHDQENE; from the coding sequence ATGGACACTACGGACACCCTATCCTCCTCCCCACTGGAACTGACCAAGGCCCCCCGCAAAGCCCCGGCCCTGGACCTACGGGACATTCCGCAGGCCCCCGGTCCGGAAAAGGGCGTGCTGGCCCTCATGGCCATGGACCCCGCCACCTACGTAGGGCAGTGCGTCACCATCGGCATGACGGAAGACTACTTCTATCTGCCCGCCCATAAGCTGCTGTGGCGCCTCTTCCAGGGGCGCTACAATAAAAACGAACCCATTGACATCGTCTCCATCACCCAGGCCCTGGAAGACATGCACCAGCTGGAAGCCGTGGGCGGAAGCGCGGGACTGGCGGAAATCTACACCTTCACCACCACCGGAGCGTACTTTGAACACTACCTCAACGTACTGAAGGACAAATTCATCCTCCGCTCCATCATTGACATCGCCACCCAGTCCACCACGCAAGCCTTTGACAACCCGGATGACGTAGCGGAACTGCTGGACTCCGTGGAAACGCACATCTTCCAGATACGGGAGCGGTACAACAGCGCCAAGGACGAACAAAGCCTGGCGAACATCCTCAAGCAAGCCGTCACCAACTTTGAAAAATTCATTGCCAGCAAGGGACAAATCCAGGGCCTGACCACCGGATTTGAAGAACTGGACAAAAAGAGCAACGGTCTCAAGCCGGGAGACATGTTCATCATCGCCGCCCGCCCCTCCATGGGCAAAACCTCCTTCCTGCTCAACATCGTGGAGCACATCTCACTGAATGAGAAAAAGCCCACGCTGCTCTTCTCCTGTGAAATGCCCGCCGTCCAGATCGTGGAGCGCCTTCTCTTCGCCCGCTCCGGGGTCCGCAGCCGGGAAATCATCAAGAGAGGCAACCTTACCCAGCTGGAAATGAAGCACTTCAAGCAGGCGGTCAAGGAAGTGGGGGCCTCCCAGCTTGTCATTGATGATACGGCGGCCATTTCCATCAACGAGCTCCGGGCCAAGGCCCGCCGCGTCATGCGGGACCAGGGGGGCCTGGCAGCCATCGGCGTGGACTACCTCCAGCTCATGCGCTCCCATTCCAAACAGGCCGCCAACAGCCGTGAACGAGAAGTTGCGGAAATCTCCGCCGGGCTCAAGGCCCTGGCCAAGGAACTCAAGGTACCCGTCATCGTCCTGGCCCAGCTCAACCGCGGCCCGGAAAGCCGTACGGGAGCCAGCCTGGGCGTGCCCCGCATCTCCGACCTTCGTGAATCCGGCTCCATTGAACAGGACGCAGACATGATCGGACTGCTCTACCGCTCCGCCTACTATGCGGAAGATGAGGAAAAACGCCAGCAGATGGCCGGACGAGCCAACCTTCATCTGGCCAAAAACCGCAACGGCCCCACAGGGGACGTGCCGCTTCACTTTGAAGCAGAGCTCATGCGCTTCTCCACCCGTGAAGCAGACGAGCACGACCAGGAAAACGAATAG
- a CDS encoding PEP-CTERM sorting domain-containing protein, giving the protein MKKTLSIAALLCGLCTGLHAASMATTWTGAAGPTEGNTYDVNNAGNWSNGVPNRNGNVGPDVIFANTGTINVSGSLVDTSDGGSITVTGNSNVTVGGTRWTGNVTVGTGSTLNLGQVDFKSSLITLDGTLHLNVCGIDSGGDGARLVFGIGGILNVDQKMWGAGSFSVSGLLATTSTDIAAGEFQFVTRTLISSGGFDGGDVSLGDFLAADGSSLTKASAKMEGNAADHQGQYYVYKDGNTIKVQYVVGGAVPEPATATLSLLGLAALMMRRRRA; this is encoded by the coding sequence ATGAAAAAAACCTTATCCATTGCCGCCCTGCTCTGCGGATTGTGCACCGGGCTCCATGCTGCCAGCATGGCCACTACATGGACTGGCGCAGCCGGTCCTACGGAAGGCAATACCTATGATGTGAACAACGCCGGAAACTGGAGTAACGGCGTTCCAAACCGCAACGGCAATGTCGGACCTGACGTCATCTTTGCCAACACCGGCACGATCAATGTCAGCGGCAGCCTGGTAGACACCTCCGACGGCGGCAGCATCACCGTTACAGGCAACAGCAACGTTACCGTGGGCGGCACCCGCTGGACGGGCAATGTCACCGTGGGCACGGGCTCCACCCTGAACCTGGGGCAGGTGGACTTTAAAAGCAGCCTGATCACCCTGGACGGCACTCTTCATCTCAACGTTTGCGGCATTGATTCAGGCGGCGACGGCGCCAGGCTCGTCTTCGGCATCGGCGGCATTCTGAACGTGGACCAGAAAATGTGGGGCGCGGGCAGTTTTTCCGTCTCCGGGCTTCTCGCAACCACCTCCACGGATATAGCCGCTGGGGAATTTCAGTTTGTCACGCGCACGCTGATCAGTTCCGGCGGCTTTGACGGGGGCGACGTTTCCCTGGGGGACTTCCTGGCCGCGGACGGCAGTTCCCTGACCAAAGCTTCCGCCAAAATGGAAGGGAACGCCGCTGACCACCAGGGCCAATACTACGTTTACAAGGATGGAAACACCATCAAGGTGCAATACGTGGTGGGAGGCGCCGTTCCGGAACCCGCCACGGCCACGCTCAGCCTGCTGGGGCTGGCTGCGCTGATGATGCGCCGCAGGCGCGCCTGA
- a CDS encoding isoprenylcysteine carboxylmethyltransferase family protein: MHPLHSFRIMEARAKSLNERLRTLISLFFGLAIGCALLFGESRWEMSPLIEESLMLLACFMAGIGAFGRIWCSLYIAGYKNNVLVIEGPYSMCRNPLYFFSFIGGIGVACATETFTIPLLTALAFGIYYPSVIKKEQERLISLFGDAYRNYCRNVPSFIPSLSRLKPPPATYSVNPATFTHNIVDALWFIWFIGIFEFISGLHEAGILPVWFLIP, encoded by the coding sequence ATGCATCCATTACATTCCTTCAGAATCATGGAAGCCCGCGCCAAATCACTCAACGAACGTCTCCGCACGCTCATCTCCCTTTTCTTCGGTCTCGCCATCGGCTGCGCCCTCCTCTTCGGGGAATCCCGCTGGGAAATGTCCCCGCTCATTGAAGAAAGCCTCATGTTGCTGGCCTGCTTCATGGCCGGCATAGGCGCTTTCGGCCGCATCTGGTGCTCCCTGTACATTGCAGGGTATAAAAACAACGTCCTGGTCATTGAAGGCCCGTACTCCATGTGCCGCAATCCGCTTTACTTCTTCAGCTTCATCGGCGGCATAGGCGTGGCCTGCGCCACGGAGACCTTCACCATTCCGCTGCTGACGGCGCTGGCCTTCGGAATCTATTACCCGTCCGTCATTAAAAAGGAACAGGAACGGCTTATCTCCCTGTTTGGAGACGCTTACCGGAACTACTGCCGGAACGTACCTTCCTTCATTCCCTCCCTCTCACGGTTAAAACCGCCGCCCGCCACCTATTCCGTCAATCCCGCGACGTTCACGCACAACATCGTGGACGCCCTGTGGTTCATCTGGTTCATCGGCATCTTTGAATTCATCAGCGGCCTGCATGAGGCGGGAATACTCCCCGTGTGGTTCCTCATTCCGTGA
- a CDS encoding competence/damage-inducible protein A — MNQIRVELINTGTEILLGSVVNTNAAWLGNRLFEAGFRVERQTVVPDGYAINEAMRESARRADIVIVSGGLGPTSDDVTREALCDVCGVDMHRDEHVAEGLKSYFERRGGSIAECNFRQAMVPDGAAVLENANGTAPGLVMPAGGSLPMFILLPGPPGELRPMVEHSVMPMLEDLAEKDIPHLRVFRLVGIGESDLQELVDGSLHQVPGLEVAYCARIGEVDVRLVGDEAALKQGEARLRILAGAYVLTPAGASLEKAVVLHLAAQGLKVATAESCTGGLIAKRITDVPGSSGVFEFGWVTYADRAKEKMLGVPEEVLKLHGAVGEPVVKAMAEGALDRSGADVAVAVSGIAGPGGGTPEKPVGTVWLAWAFRGGETRTEMMLYPRDRDSFRQMVSQKALAGLLDARRRETVTE; from the coding sequence ATGAATCAGATCAGGGTTGAATTGATCAACACCGGTACGGAGATTTTGCTGGGGAGCGTTGTGAATACGAATGCAGCCTGGCTGGGCAACAGGCTGTTTGAAGCAGGGTTCCGCGTGGAGAGGCAGACGGTGGTTCCCGACGGTTATGCCATTAATGAGGCCATGAGGGAGAGCGCCCGGCGCGCGGACATCGTGATCGTGAGCGGCGGCCTGGGACCGACGAGCGACGATGTGACCCGGGAGGCTCTGTGCGATGTGTGCGGCGTGGACATGCACCGTGACGAGCATGTGGCGGAAGGGCTGAAGAGCTATTTTGAACGCAGGGGGGGGTCCATTGCGGAGTGCAATTTCAGGCAGGCCATGGTTCCGGACGGTGCCGCGGTGCTGGAGAATGCCAACGGCACGGCTCCCGGCCTGGTGATGCCTGCCGGCGGCTCCCTCCCCATGTTTATTTTATTGCCCGGGCCTCCGGGGGAGTTAAGGCCGATGGTGGAGCATTCCGTGATGCCCATGCTGGAAGATTTGGCGGAGAAGGATATTCCCCATTTGCGCGTTTTCCGCCTGGTGGGCATTGGAGAGAGCGATCTTCAGGAGCTGGTGGATGGTTCCCTGCACCAGGTGCCGGGGCTGGAGGTGGCGTATTGCGCGCGCATCGGAGAAGTGGACGTGCGCCTGGTGGGTGATGAGGCGGCTTTGAAACAGGGGGAGGCGCGCCTGCGCATCCTGGCCGGGGCGTATGTGCTGACGCCCGCGGGGGCTTCCCTGGAGAAGGCCGTCGTGCTCCATCTGGCTGCCCAGGGGTTGAAGGTGGCCACGGCGGAGAGCTGTACTGGCGGCCTGATTGCCAAGAGGATTACGGACGTGCCGGGGTCCTCCGGGGTTTTTGAATTCGGCTGGGTGACTTATGCCGACCGGGCTAAGGAAAAGATGCTGGGCGTGCCGGAGGAAGTTTTGAAACTCCATGGGGCGGTGGGCGAACCCGTGGTGAAAGCGATGGCGGAGGGCGCCCTGGACCGTTCCGGGGCGGATGTGGCTGTGGCCGTCAGTGGCATTGCGGGACCGGGAGGAGGCACGCCGGAGAAACCCGTGGGCACCGTCTGGCTTGCCTGGGCTTTCCGGGGGGGAGAAACGCGGACGGAGATGATGCTTTATCCGCGGGACCGCGATTCCTTCCGGCAGATGGTTTCCCAGAAGGCCCTGGCCGGACTTCTGGACGCCAGAAGAAGGGAGACGGTCACGGAATGA
- the pyk gene encoding pyruvate kinase, which translates to MSTPSRPRATKIICTIGPATDTSDMLGQLIEAGANVFRLNMSHSKHDWVREVVFRIRRKAAELQANVAILFDLQGPSIRTGDLAEPYHLKKGDTLEIRLSTAKPEIPFSTTVNYDGLLQDVQVGHTMVVDNGGILMRIEEVRPDRLICKVLTEGVFGSRRHINLPGVALRLPALTEKDLADLAVAVECETDYVAMSFVRDAAHIAQLREHIDTLGGRAQIVAKIEDQQAIRHIDDIILAADVIMVARGDLGIEVSIEELPIIQRRIIRHCHRLGRRCIVATHMLESMITQPTPTRAEVTDVSNAIFEQADAVMLSGETSVGNYPVRCVEVLDSIAHRMERSGNLNFAASAILSGDRQKATKAAISLADSVENACMVIFTRRGLAATQAAVLRPERAAIFAFSNDPVVVRQLALARDVTAFESPFLKDPARMISTALDLLKEKGLIISGQPVVIQGDSLQGELLADSIIFMRAE; encoded by the coding sequence ATGAGCACACCTTCCCGGCCCCGCGCCACCAAAATCATCTGCACCATTGGACCAGCAACGGACACTTCCGACATGCTGGGCCAGCTTATTGAAGCCGGAGCCAACGTCTTCCGGCTCAACATGAGCCACTCCAAACACGACTGGGTCCGGGAAGTCGTCTTCCGCATCCGCCGGAAAGCCGCTGAACTTCAGGCGAACGTAGCCATCCTCTTTGACCTCCAGGGCCCCTCCATCCGCACCGGCGACCTGGCTGAACCCTATCACCTGAAAAAGGGGGATACGCTGGAAATCCGCCTGAGCACCGCCAAGCCGGAAATTCCCTTCTCCACCACAGTGAACTATGACGGGCTCCTGCAGGACGTCCAGGTGGGACACACCATGGTGGTGGACAACGGCGGCATCCTCATGCGCATTGAGGAAGTGCGCCCGGACAGGCTCATCTGCAAGGTGCTTACGGAAGGCGTCTTCGGCTCCCGCCGCCACATCAACCTCCCCGGCGTGGCGCTACGCCTCCCGGCCCTTACGGAAAAAGACCTGGCGGACCTGGCCGTAGCCGTAGAATGCGAGACGGACTACGTAGCCATGTCCTTCGTCCGGGACGCCGCCCACATCGCCCAGCTCCGGGAGCACATTGACACCCTGGGCGGAAGGGCCCAGATTGTCGCCAAAATCGAAGACCAGCAGGCCATCCGCCATATTGACGACATCATTCTGGCCGCAGACGTCATCATGGTCGCGCGCGGCGACCTGGGCATTGAAGTCAGCATTGAAGAACTTCCCATCATCCAGCGCCGCATCATCCGCCACTGCCACAGGCTGGGCCGCCGCTGCATCGTAGCCACGCACATGCTGGAATCCATGATCACCCAGCCCACCCCCACCCGTGCGGAAGTAACGGACGTATCCAACGCCATCTTTGAACAGGCGGACGCCGTCATGCTCTCCGGCGAAACCTCCGTGGGCAATTATCCCGTGCGCTGCGTGGAAGTGCTGGACTCCATCGCCCACCGCATGGAACGTTCCGGCAATCTCAACTTTGCCGCGTCCGCCATCCTGAGCGGGGACCGCCAGAAAGCCACCAAGGCGGCCATCTCCCTGGCGGACTCCGTGGAAAACGCCTGCATGGTCATCTTTACCCGCCGCGGCCTGGCCGCCACGCAGGCGGCCGTTCTCAGACCGGAACGGGCGGCAATCTTCGCATTCAGCAATGATCCCGTCGTCGTCCGTCAACTGGCGCTGGCCCGCGACGTCACCGCCTTTGAATCCCCCTTCCTGAAAGACCCCGCGCGCATGATCTCCACCGCACTGGACCTGCTGAAGGAAAAAGGGCTGATCATCTCCGGGCAGCCCGTCGTCATCCAGGGGGACAGCCTCCAGGGGGAACTGCTGGCGGACTCCATCATCTTCATGCGTGCGGAATAA
- a CDS encoding GNAT family N-acetyltransferase, with product MKTSPRFRVVQEPAAWPLPAPLMELLLDADPDERQVADHLAHGELYVARNRGSLAGAVVIRPTADDTWEIMNCSVSPEYRRQGCGTALVLHALNVIRDKGARYAELGTSDASPGPMALYESCGFRMAGVIKNHFTENYPEPVWDNGVQCIDMICMRAELSLPPPAQKE from the coding sequence ATGAAAACATCTCCCCGCTTCCGCGTGGTACAGGAACCAGCCGCGTGGCCCCTTCCCGCTCCCCTGATGGAACTTCTGCTGGATGCTGATCCGGATGAACGCCAGGTGGCGGACCACCTGGCCCACGGCGAACTATACGTTGCACGGAACCGCGGCTCTCTCGCCGGAGCCGTCGTCATCCGCCCCACGGCGGATGACACCTGGGAAATCATGAACTGCTCCGTCTCCCCTGAATATAGAAGGCAGGGCTGCGGAACCGCGCTGGTGCTGCACGCGCTGAACGTCATCAGGGACAAGGGAGCCCGTTACGCGGAACTGGGGACGTCCGATGCCTCCCCCGGCCCCATGGCCCTGTATGAAAGCTGCGGTTTCCGGATGGCAGGCGTCATCAAAAACCACTTTACGGAGAACTATCCGGAACCCGTGTGGGACAACGGCGTGCAGTGCATTGACATGATCTGCATGCGTGCGGAGCTGTCCCTGCCCCCTCCTGCTCAGAAGGAATAA
- a CDS encoding HAD family hydrolase yields the protein MMDDLNGRGVALFDMDGTLLPWDTQYVFSCFVVRRHPWRRLLVLLFLACIPLYILGIWDENRMKRAYLIYLWGLPGETVAQYGREFGLLAQEWIYPELKERLQEHQRNGDLCLMVSASPSFYAEPLGDLLGFDGVLGTDVLLEGRMPAMPELPNGNNKGYVKVERLCAQGVLPERGVLQNAAAYSDSSADMPMLLSCGRRVLVNPSPSLKGDARLAGAECLYPPTPWNGKCDKIWKIFLFVIGMNNISACNKGDN from the coding sequence ATGATGGATGATTTGAACGGGAGGGGCGTGGCCCTCTTTGATATGGACGGAACGCTGCTGCCGTGGGATACGCAGTATGTTTTTTCCTGTTTCGTGGTAAGGCGCCATCCATGGCGTCGCCTGCTGGTATTGCTTTTCCTGGCCTGTATCCCTCTTTACATCCTGGGAATATGGGATGAGAACCGGATGAAGAGGGCTTACCTCATTTACCTGTGGGGACTGCCCGGGGAAACGGTAGCGCAGTATGGAAGGGAATTCGGGCTTCTGGCGCAGGAATGGATTTATCCGGAATTGAAGGAACGGCTGCAAGAACATCAGAGGAATGGAGACCTGTGCCTCATGGTTTCCGCCTCCCCCTCGTTTTATGCGGAACCCCTGGGGGATTTGCTGGGATTTGACGGCGTTCTGGGAACGGATGTCCTGCTGGAGGGCCGCATGCCGGCGATGCCGGAACTGCCTAACGGCAACAACAAGGGATATGTCAAGGTGGAGCGTTTGTGTGCGCAGGGCGTTCTGCCGGAACGCGGTGTGCTGCAAAACGCTGCCGCCTACAGTGACAGTTCCGCGGATATGCCCATGCTGCTTTCCTGCGGGCGGCGCGTGCTGGTGAATCCGTCTCCTTCCCTGAAGGGGGACGCCCGGCTGGCCGGGGCGGAATGCCTTTATCCTCCCACTCCATGGAATGGGAAGTGTGACAAGATATGGAAAATCTTTCTTTTTGTCATCGGGATGAATAATATAAGTGCTTGTAATAAAGGTGATAACTAA